A genomic window from Terrisporobacter glycolicus ATCC 14880 = DSM 1288 includes:
- a CDS encoding carbohydrate ABC transporter permease, giving the protein MQKTLKRYFAVFLLPTLIAFAIAFIIPFITGLYLSFCDFTTVSNAKFVGIQNYITAFDPSQRFIESFGFTTFFTIISIVTVNIIAFTLAYLLTKKIKGTNFFRTVFFMPNLIGGIVLGYTWQSMINAVLANYGTTLVANGKYGLIGLILLMNWQMIGYMMIIYIAGLQNVPTELIEVSKIDGATKWQTLRYVTIPMVMPSITICLFLTLSNSFKLYDQNLALTNGAPMHKTEMLALNIVNSFYGRSNFEGVGQAKAVMFFVIVALIALIQLYYTRKKEVEH; this is encoded by the coding sequence ATGCAAAAAACATTGAAAAGATATTTTGCTGTATTTTTATTACCAACACTAATTGCATTTGCTATTGCATTTATAATCCCATTCATAACAGGATTGTATTTATCATTTTGTGATTTTACTACAGTAAGTAATGCAAAGTTTGTAGGTATACAAAACTATATAACTGCATTTGATCCAAGTCAAAGATTTATAGAATCCTTTGGTTTCACAACTTTCTTTACTATTATATCTATAGTAACAGTTAATATAATTGCATTTACACTTGCTTACTTATTAACAAAGAAGATAAAAGGAACAAACTTTTTCCGTACAGTATTTTTCATGCCTAACTTAATAGGTGGTATAGTATTAGGTTATACTTGGCAATCCATGATAAATGCTGTTTTAGCAAACTATGGAACAACTTTAGTTGCTAACGGAAAGTATGGGCTTATTGGATTAATACTATTGATGAACTGGCAAATGATAGGATATATGATGATTATATATATTGCAGGTCTTCAAAATGTACCAACAGAGTTAATAGAAGTATCAAAAATTGATGGAGCAACAAAGTGGCAAACATTGAGATATGTAACAATACCAATGGTAATGCCATCAATAACAATTTGTCTTTTCTTAACATTATCAAACAGCTTCAAGCTATATGATCAAAACTTAGCATTAACTAATGGCGCACCGATGCATAAAACGGAAATGTTAGCATTAAATATAGTTAATTCATTCTATGGAAGAAGTAACTTTGAAGGCGTAGGACAGGCTAAGGCAGTTATGTTTTTTGTGATAGTAGCTCTTATTGCTCTTATACAACTATATTATACGAGAAAGAAGGAGGTAGAACATTAA
- a CDS encoding carbohydrate ABC transporter permease produces MQNLVPRKKSRGNSITFLILCALVVVFLAPILFIVINSFKGKFFISDNPFSFPTPETFVGITNYINGLERTGFLSAIGWSFFITIGSVVVIIFFTSMTAYYITRVKSKLTSAIYYLFVFSMIVPFQMVMFPMVKLADGLNLSNPIGMIALYLGFGAGLSVFMFSGFIKSIPLEIEEAAMIDGCNPLQTYFYIVLPILKPTSITVAILNAMWIWNDYLLPYLVIGLSTKYKTIPVVIQMLVGSNGNRDMGAMMAMLVLAIIPIIVFYLVCQKHIIEGVVAGAVKG; encoded by the coding sequence ATGCAAAACCTAGTTCCAAGAAAGAAAAGCAGGGGAAATAGCATTACATTTTTAATACTTTGTGCATTAGTAGTGGTTTTTTTAGCTCCTATTTTATTTATAGTTATAAATTCATTTAAGGGTAAATTTTTTATAAGTGATAATCCATTTTCATTTCCTACACCAGAAACATTTGTGGGAATTACAAACTATATTAATGGGCTAGAAAGAACAGGATTTTTAAGTGCCATTGGATGGTCATTCTTTATAACAATAGGATCTGTTGTAGTAATAATATTTTTCACATCTATGACGGCTTATTATATAACGAGAGTAAAAAGTAAATTAACCAGTGCTATTTATTATTTATTTGTATTTTCAATGATAGTACCGTTTCAAATGGTAATGTTCCCAATGGTAAAATTGGCAGATGGACTAAATTTGTCAAATCCAATAGGTATGATTGCATTATATCTTGGTTTTGGGGCAGGATTATCAGTATTTATGTTTAGTGGGTTTATAAAATCAATACCGTTAGAAATAGAAGAAGCCGCTATGATAGATGGTTGTAATCCGTTACAAACCTATTTCTATATAGTATTACCAATATTAAAACCAACATCTATAACAGTTGCTATACTAAACGCAATGTGGATATGGAATGATTACTTATTACCATATTTAGTAATAGGTTTATCGACAAAATATAAAACAATTCCAGTAGTAATACAAATGCTTGTAGGATCAAATGGAAATAGAGATATGGGAGCTATGATGGCAATGCTTGTATTAGCAATTATACCAATAATAGTTTTCTACCTAGTTTGCCAAAAACATATTATAGAAGGTGTTGTTGCTGGAGCTGTGAAAGGATAA
- a CDS encoding glycogen/starch/alpha-glucan phosphorylase translates to MNLSKILKSKCNKDISFCSNEEIYYAILEMVQEFGENKVNEKQDKKKLYYISAEFLIGKLLSNNLINLGIYDEIKKKLNDNGKSLSEIEEVEPEPSLGNGGLGRLAACFLDSIATLGLPGDGIGLNYHFGLFKQIFKNNLQNEEINEWIEKHSWLKKTNITYDIDFHGFSLKSRLYDINITGYNNTTNKLHLFDIETVDESIVKDGINFDKEDIKKNLTLFLYPDDSDEKGQLLRIYQQYFMVSNGARFILDECIAKGCNLHDLYDYAVIQINDTHPTMVIPELIRILVEKGIEMDEAIEIVSKTCAYTNHTILAEALEKWPIAYLEKAVPQLVPIIKELDKKIRGKYDEESLYIIDKNKNVHMAHIDIHYTFSVNGVASLHTDILKNNELNNFYEIYPEKFNNKTNGITFRRWLVHCNPKLTKMIEELIGNEFKADGEKLQDLIKHIDNKEVLQQLLDIKQENKRRLKNYLKKVQNIEIDENSIFDIQIKRLHEYKRQQMNTLYVIYKYLQIKKGNIPTTPITVIFGAKAAPAYTIAKDIIHLILCLQELIDNDKEVSKYLKVVMVENYNVTAAEKLIPACDISEQISLASKEASGTGNMKFMLNGALTLGTEDGANVEIHELVGDENIFIFGESSDNVIKHYVDGDYDPLDFYIKNKNIKEVVDFIVSDNLMNIGCEENLIRLYKEIMRKDWFMALLDFQSYCEKKEEVFREYENREKWSKKMLVNISKAGYFSSDRTIAEYNNDIWKLK, encoded by the coding sequence TTGAATTTATCAAAAATATTAAAGTCTAAGTGCAATAAGGATATTTCATTTTGTTCAAATGAAGAAATCTACTATGCTATATTAGAAATGGTACAAGAGTTTGGGGAAAATAAGGTAAATGAAAAGCAAGATAAAAAAAAGCTATATTATATTTCAGCAGAGTTTTTAATTGGAAAGTTATTATCAAATAACTTAATAAATTTAGGTATTTATGATGAAATTAAAAAAAAATTAAATGACAATGGAAAAAGTCTATCTGAGATAGAAGAAGTAGAGCCGGAACCATCTTTGGGAAATGGCGGACTTGGAAGATTAGCTGCATGTTTTTTAGATTCTATAGCTACCTTAGGTCTTCCAGGAGATGGAATAGGATTAAATTATCATTTTGGTTTATTTAAACAAATATTTAAAAATAATTTACAAAACGAAGAAATAAATGAATGGATTGAAAAACATAGTTGGTTGAAAAAAACAAATATAACTTATGATATTGATTTTCATGGATTTTCATTAAAGTCTAGATTATATGATATAAATATAACCGGATATAATAATACAACGAATAAACTTCATTTATTTGATATTGAAACAGTTGATGAAAGTATAGTAAAAGACGGAATTAATTTTGACAAAGAAGATATTAAGAAAAATCTTACTTTATTCTTATATCCAGATGATAGTGATGAAAAAGGACAACTTCTTCGTATTTACCAACAATATTTTATGGTTAGTAATGGAGCTAGGTTCATACTAGATGAATGTATTGCAAAGGGATGTAACCTTCATGATTTATATGATTATGCTGTAATACAAATAAATGATACCCATCCAACTATGGTTATTCCTGAACTTATACGTATTTTAGTTGAAAAAGGAATTGAAATGGATGAAGCTATAGAAATAGTATCTAAAACATGCGCTTATACTAATCATACTATATTAGCAGAAGCATTAGAAAAGTGGCCTATAGCATATTTAGAAAAAGCTGTTCCACAACTTGTACCAATAATTAAAGAATTAGATAAAAAAATTAGAGGAAAATATGATGAGGAATCATTATATATAATAGATAAAAATAAAAATGTTCATATGGCTCATATAGACATACATTATACATTTAGTGTAAATGGAGTTGCATCGCTTCATACTGATATATTAAAAAACAATGAATTAAATAACTTTTATGAAATATATCCCGAAAAATTTAACAATAAAACAAATGGAATAACATTTAGAAGATGGCTAGTGCATTGTAATCCTAAATTAACTAAGATGATAGAAGAGCTAATAGGAAATGAATTTAAAGCGGATGGAGAAAAATTACAAGACTTAATTAAACATATTGATAACAAAGAAGTTCTTCAACAGTTATTAGATATTAAACAGGAGAATAAGAGAAGGCTTAAAAATTATCTTAAGAAAGTTCAAAATATAGAAATTGATGAAAACTCTATATTTGATATTCAAATAAAAAGGCTACATGAGTATAAGAGACAGCAGATGAATACTTTATATGTAATTTATAAATATTTACAAATCAAAAAAGGAAATATACCAACAACACCTATAACTGTTATATTTGGTGCAAAAGCAGCCCCGGCTTATACAATAGCAAAAGACATAATACATTTAATTTTGTGTTTACAAGAACTTATAGATAATGATAAAGAAGTGAGTAAATATTTAAAAGTTGTAATGGTAGAAAATTATAATGTAACTGCAGCTGAAAAACTAATACCTGCATGTGATATATCAGAGCAAATATCATTAGCATCAAAAGAGGCAAGTGGAACAGGGAATATGAAGTTTATGTTAAATGGTGCATTAACTCTTGGAACAGAAGACGGTGCTAATGTAGAAATACATGAACTTGTTGGAGATGAAAATATATTCATATTTGGAGAAAGCAGTGATAATGTAATAAAACATTATGTAGATGGAGACTATGATCCTCTTGATTTCTATATAAAAAATAAAAATATAAAAGAAGTGGTAGATTTTATTGTTAGTGATAACCTTATGAACATTGGCTGTGAAGAAAATCTTATAAGACTATATAAGGAAATAATGAGAAAAGACTGGTTTATGGCCCTATTAGATTTCCAATCATATTGTGAGAAAAAAGAGGAGGTATTTAGAGAATATGAAAATAGGGAAAAATGGTCAAAGAAAATGTTAGTCAATATTAGTAAAGCTGGGTATTTTTCTTCAGATAGAACTATTGCAGAATATAATAATGATATTTGGAAATTAAAATAG
- the malQ gene encoding 4-alpha-glucanotransferase, whose translation MRRSGMLLPVASLPSKYGIGAFSKEAYDFIDILHDAGQSLWQILPLGPTGYGDSPYQSFSTFAGNPYFIDLDELVKENLLSSEECNSYDWGDNEEYIDYEKIYLSRFKILKVAYKRSNIGSNKKFNAYCEKNKWWLHDYALYMAIKDSYGGKSWIEWNEDIRERREGSILAYEKDLQEEIEFYKYLQYLFFEQWNKLKAYANKKGISIIGDIPIYVSLDSSDTWASPELFQLDKDCMPIAVAGCPPDSFCETGQLWGNPLYDWEYHKFTDYEWWIKRIKQSFELYDTVRIDHFRGFDEYYSIPYGDLTAVNGIWKKGPGIELFKYLKKELGNVDIIAEDLGFLTESVQQLLKDTGYPGMKILQFAFDSREDSDYLPHNYNRNCIVYTGTHDNNTICGWYKEISKEDKRMSINYMNNKYTRDNAIHWDFICLAMRSIADTCIIPAQDYLGLGSEARINTPSTLGENWKWRMKKDCLSKKMIKKIKMLTKLYARI comes from the coding sequence ATGAGAAGAAGTGGGATGTTATTACCTGTTGCAAGTTTACCATCAAAATATGGTATAGGAGCTTTCTCAAAGGAAGCTTATGATTTTATAGATATATTACACGATGCAGGTCAAAGTTTATGGCAGATTCTGCCTCTTGGACCTACTGGATATGGTGACTCTCCATATCAATCATTTTCTACTTTTGCAGGTAATCCATATTTTATAGACTTAGATGAATTAGTTAAAGAAAATTTATTGTCTAGTGAGGAATGTAACAGCTATGATTGGGGAGACAATGAAGAATATATTGACTATGAAAAAATTTATTTATCAAGATTTAAAATATTAAAAGTAGCGTATAAAAGAAGTAATATAGGATCAAATAAAAAGTTTAATGCATATTGTGAGAAAAATAAATGGTGGTTACATGACTATGCGCTGTATATGGCTATAAAAGATTCTTATGGTGGAAAGTCATGGATAGAATGGAACGAAGATATAAGAGAAAGAAGAGAAGGATCCATATTAGCATATGAAAAAGACTTGCAGGAAGAAATTGAATTTTATAAGTATTTACAATACTTATTCTTTGAGCAATGGAATAAATTAAAAGCTTATGCAAATAAAAAAGGAATTTCTATTATAGGAGATATTCCAATATATGTATCATTAGATAGCTCAGATACATGGGCAAGCCCTGAACTATTTCAATTAGATAAAGATTGTATGCCAATAGCTGTTGCAGGTTGTCCGCCAGATAGTTTCTGTGAAACAGGTCAGTTATGGGGCAATCCTTTATATGATTGGGAATATCATAAATTTACAGATTATGAGTGGTGGATAAAAAGAATAAAACAGTCATTTGAATTATATGACACTGTAAGAATAGACCACTTTAGAGGTTTTGACGAATACTATTCTATACCATATGGCGATTTAACGGCAGTAAACGGAATATGGAAAAAGGGACCTGGTATAGAGTTATTTAAATATTTAAAAAAAGAACTAGGAAATGTAGACATAATAGCAGAGGATTTAGGTTTTTTAACAGAAAGTGTGCAACAACTTCTTAAAGATACAGGCTATCCTGGTATGAAAATATTACAGTTTGCCTTTGATTCAAGAGAGGATAGTGATTACCTACCTCATAATTATAATAGAAATTGTATAGTTTATACTGGAACACATGACAACAATACTATTTGTGGATGGTATAAAGAAATCAGTAAAGAAGATAAAAGAATGTCTATTAATTATATGAATAATAAATATACTCGTGATAATGCGATACATTGGGATTTTATATGTTTAGCTATGAGAAGCATAGCAGATACTTGTATAATACCAGCTCAAGATTACCTAGGATTAGGTTCAGAAGCTAGAATAAATACACCTTCTACTCTAGGTGAGAACTGGAAATGGAGAATGAAGAAAGATTGTTTATCTAAGAAAATGATAAAGAAAATAAAGATGTTAACTAAATTATATGCAAGAATATAA
- a CDS encoding ABC transporter substrate-binding protein, whose translation MIKLKKYLTIALSAVMATVALTGCSSSGDGSKDDEKGSVYYLSFKPEQEEQWKKIAEDYEKETGVKVKVVTAASGTYEQTLKSEIAKEDAPTLFQINGPVGYQSWKDYCLDLKDTELYKHLLNEDMAVKDGDGVYGIPYVEEGYGIIYNNAIMEKYFKLDGAKAKSMDEINNYDKLKEVAEDMQTKKDKLGIDGVFASTSLTPGEDWRWQTHLANLPIYYEYKDKDVTDLDKIDFTYADQYKNIFDLYINNSTCAPTLLGSKTVSDSMAEFALGKAAMVQNGNWAWSQIAEVEGNTVKEDDVKFMPIYTGVKGEEKQGISIGTENFFSINNKASEADQKASIAFVEWLFTSETGKKHVTEELGFIAPFDTFKDAETPQDPLAKEVLRYLGNKDLYNVDWNFVSFPSQTFKDDFGSALLEYANGNLKWEDVKSKVVDEWANEKEAAK comes from the coding sequence ATGATAAAACTTAAAAAGTATTTAACGATTGCTTTATCTGCAGTTATGGCAACTGTAGCATTAACGGGTTGTTCGTCTTCTGGTGATGGCTCCAAAGACGATGAAAAAGGTTCAGTATACTACTTAAGCTTCAAACCAGAACAGGAAGAACAATGGAAAAAAATAGCTGAAGATTATGAAAAAGAAACAGGCGTAAAAGTAAAAGTAGTTACAGCTGCGAGTGGGACTTATGAACAAACTTTAAAATCAGAAATAGCTAAAGAAGATGCTCCAACACTATTCCAAATAAATGGTCCAGTAGGATATCAATCATGGAAAGATTATTGCCTTGATTTAAAAGATACAGAATTATATAAGCACTTATTAAACGAAGATATGGCTGTTAAAGATGGAGATGGAGTGTATGGTATACCTTATGTTGAAGAGGGATATGGGATTATATATAATAATGCAATAATGGAAAAATATTTTAAATTAGATGGTGCAAAAGCTAAATCTATGGATGAGATAAATAACTATGATAAATTAAAAGAAGTAGCAGAAGATATGCAAACTAAAAAAGATAAGTTAGGAATAGATGGTGTATTTGCTTCTACATCATTAACTCCTGGGGAAGACTGGAGATGGCAAACTCACTTAGCTAACTTACCTATATATTATGAATATAAAGATAAAGATGTAACTGATCTAGATAAGATAGATTTTACTTATGCTGATCAATACAAAAATATATTTGATTTATACATAAACAATTCTACTTGTGCTCCTACTTTATTAGGAAGTAAAACAGTATCTGATTCAATGGCTGAATTTGCACTAGGCAAAGCAGCTATGGTTCAAAATGGTAACTGGGCATGGAGTCAAATAGCAGAAGTTGAAGGAAATACTGTTAAAGAAGACGATGTTAAATTCATGCCTATATATACAGGTGTTAAAGGTGAAGAAAAACAAGGTATTTCTATAGGAACTGAAAACTTCTTCTCTATAAACAACAAAGCTTCAGAAGCTGACCAAAAAGCATCTATAGCTTTCGTTGAGTGGTTATTTACTTCTGAAACTGGTAAAAAACATGTAACAGAAGAATTAGGATTTATAGCTCCATTTGATACATTTAAGGATGCTGAAACACCACAAGATCCTTTAGCTAAAGAAGTTTTAAGATACTTAGGAAATAAAGATTTATACAATGTAGACTGGAACTTTGTTTCTTTCCCAAGTCAAACATTTAAAGATGATTTTGGATCAGCTTTACTTGAGTATGCTAATGGAAATCTGAAATGGGAAGATGTTAAATCAAAAGTAGTTGATGAGTGGGCTAATGAAAAAGAAGCAGCTAAATAA